A window from Natronorubrum aibiense encodes these proteins:
- a CDS encoding helix-turn-helix transcriptional regulator: protein MSSSTAEAELNEDERAGLELIRESGGIHQSDFWKELEISSRKGSRIVESLVEKELVDREETIYKGHNTYFISPTARDLDFRLLMAGDMLSPFVGEEEIDPNSDAFSQWIMNLAYEE, encoded by the coding sequence ATGAGCAGTTCCACGGCCGAAGCCGAACTCAACGAGGACGAGCGAGCGGGTCTCGAGCTCATCCGCGAGTCCGGCGGCATCCACCAGAGCGATTTCTGGAAGGAACTGGAAATCTCCTCGCGCAAGGGCAGCCGGATCGTCGAATCGCTCGTTGAAAAGGAACTGGTCGATCGAGAGGAAACCATCTATAAGGGCCACAACACCTACTTCATCTCGCCGACCGCACGAGACCTCGATTTCAGACTGCTGATGGCCGGCGATATGCTCTCGCCGTTTGTCGGCGAGGAAGAGATTGATCCTAACAGCGACGCCTTCTCGCAGTGGATTATGAACCTCGCGTACGAGGAGTAG
- a CDS encoding LURP-one-related/scramblase family protein, translating to MAKPTSPGSPPGSYDLSTVDLNDDRYEVKQSAIRNKYAVRDSAGNVVLRGKQKMFKMKEEFPFVTGNGEDAFTVKAGGIMDVAGNYAITDAGTGEEVVVLDEDFSLFVENWTIRDPDTGEALATIQSKSKPLSALRHLVSVANLIPNKYEIFDASGNHVGDIEGKLSLRDTYTVSIDDASDVPKEAVIASACILDALENE from the coding sequence ATGGCTAAGCCCACCTCACCTGGTTCTCCGCCAGGAAGCTACGATCTCTCCACTGTCGACCTTAATGACGACCGCTACGAGGTCAAGCAGTCAGCGATCCGGAACAAGTACGCCGTCCGTGACAGCGCTGGTAACGTCGTCCTGCGCGGGAAGCAGAAGATGTTCAAGATGAAAGAGGAGTTCCCGTTCGTCACCGGTAACGGCGAGGACGCGTTCACGGTGAAGGCGGGCGGTATTATGGACGTGGCGGGGAACTACGCGATCACGGACGCGGGAACCGGCGAAGAGGTCGTCGTCCTCGACGAGGACTTCTCGCTGTTCGTCGAGAACTGGACAATCCGTGACCCCGACACCGGGGAGGCGTTGGCGACTATCCAATCGAAGAGCAAACCTCTCTCAGCACTCCGACACCTCGTCTCCGTTGCGAACCTCATCCCGAACAAGTACGAGATATTCGACGCCAGCGGAAATCACGTCGGCGACATTGAGGGAAAGCTCTCACTGCGGGACACCTACACGGTCAGCATCGATGACGCCAGTGACGTCCCAAAAGAGGCCGTCATCGCCTCCGCATGTATTCTTGATGCCCTTGAAAACGAATGA
- a CDS encoding winged helix-turn-helix transcriptional regulator yields MADTLSEYFQRRGSLGVLIVLKGGPHRFTDLAEALHISESTLTARLGEARDFGLITPEIDEQETSVGDQYRITERGQYVVRKMEQLEMEHAYRTMLDMHAQVENGRGELIKWIGEDDVRETIARCSDSDPYVDAFGEDVTNSSRSEVDRGADEFFTKE; encoded by the coding sequence ATGGCAGACACGCTTAGCGAGTACTTTCAGCGCCGCGGTAGCCTCGGTGTCCTCATTGTGCTAAAAGGCGGACCACACCGTTTCACCGACCTGGCAGAGGCACTCCATATCAGTGAGTCAACGCTAACGGCTCGGCTCGGTGAAGCCCGCGACTTCGGTCTTATCACTCCTGAAATCGATGAACAGGAAACTTCGGTCGGTGACCAGTACCGAATTACCGAACGGGGGCAGTACGTTGTTCGGAAGATGGAGCAGTTAGAGATGGAGCATGCGTATCGGACGATGCTGGACATGCATGCACAAGTCGAGAACGGGAGAGGGGAGTTGATCAAGTGGATCGGGGAGGACGATGTCAGAGAAACCATAGCCAGATGTAGTGATTCGGACCCGTATGTCGATGCATTCGGTGAAGATGTGACGAACAGCTCACGAAGTGAGGTTGATCGAGGGGCGGATGAGTTCTTTACTAAGGAGTAA
- a CDS encoding transposase, with the protein MTATPDSIQAVFDTLRSHPEWPHSDDRDTVNGDPWPLAWDAAAFIKEWFAHPDHTDLEEAICHLPLNPWKFGYDITEWHDKREPQALLRSHLLRIVKGWGGETALHNYLTDNSDLVTQLGFQDGLASKTTLWRVWNENRLSSDHKQVIRTIGQVLVNVAREHDVPAPDEVFHPDPSIDAPKTVRQDDSTVRDRTIANTRKVWQQAKPMVTENYQLPRGDNTEVHENAFLEAHAFIGSREEMYAENGTWNFAAETTRDRVQTGSTHRYHLQKIGVEEAREMHRKTTQALIERARRDSELVDGVITSIDITKSNPYRENTQIEFDGNGNLSNTWLLGYKEEDEKDDDESLPDLYFQWASIQIVGQDIPLVLDQIPVPRGLSRAAIVDLLLESATDMIDIELVMMDREFAHDAVKDTCEKHDVWYLNPGEMYSSERATCTRLRRQGKLVHIERDGDSSEEANENRTTLSDFTDREKENHEVTEEADGPARKQVYVPAMNADRTKDDTNDKGDNTEVEPEEPSSDQDDELRQELLQEFAEATESDAEDVGRMFGDVIEEIREEEDDRDLPGNEEDTRLYMLFETNHPDLQIPDEEEGEEMSEVEKAHMVSRVIRKYKHRWGIENGFKQIKSFRVRTTSMDHEYRFFNFLYACTLYNVWRLVDLLVKLELLAESEFRHKPLVTADLFLTIAKDYVGLDPPD; encoded by the coding sequence ATGACGGCTACTCCGGATTCGATCCAAGCGGTCTTCGATACGCTACGTTCACACCCGGAGTGGCCACACTCAGACGATCGTGACACTGTCAACGGTGATCCGTGGCCGCTTGCGTGGGATGCTGCCGCGTTCATCAAAGAATGGTTCGCTCATCCGGATCATACCGACCTGGAGGAAGCGATTTGCCATCTTCCGTTGAACCCCTGGAAATTCGGCTACGACATCACCGAATGGCACGATAAGCGAGAGCCGCAGGCACTTTTGAGAAGTCATCTCCTGCGAATTGTCAAAGGCTGGGGTGGCGAAACTGCACTCCACAACTACCTCACCGACAACTCAGACCTTGTGACGCAACTCGGGTTCCAGGATGGACTCGCTTCGAAGACGACGCTGTGGCGGGTGTGGAACGAGAACCGACTTTCGAGTGATCACAAGCAAGTCATCCGGACGATCGGACAGGTTCTCGTCAACGTCGCACGCGAACATGACGTTCCTGCCCCAGACGAAGTGTTTCACCCGGACCCAAGTATTGACGCGCCCAAGACTGTCAGACAAGACGATTCAACGGTCCGAGATCGCACGATTGCGAATACCCGAAAAGTATGGCAGCAGGCCAAACCGATGGTGACGGAGAACTACCAGCTGCCACGCGGGGACAACACGGAAGTCCACGAAAACGCGTTCCTGGAGGCACATGCGTTCATCGGGTCGCGTGAAGAGATGTACGCAGAGAACGGCACTTGGAACTTCGCTGCTGAGACGACCCGTGATCGCGTCCAAACAGGGAGTACCCACCGCTACCACTTGCAAAAGATCGGGGTAGAGGAAGCTCGGGAGATGCATCGAAAGACAACACAGGCATTGATCGAGCGAGCACGCCGAGATTCAGAGCTTGTCGACGGAGTAATTACGAGCATTGATATCACGAAGTCGAACCCGTATCGGGAGAACACCCAAATCGAGTTCGACGGTAATGGGAATCTCTCGAATACGTGGCTACTTGGCTACAAAGAAGAGGATGAGAAGGACGATGATGAGTCACTACCGGATCTGTACTTCCAGTGGGCAAGTATCCAGATTGTTGGCCAAGACATTCCACTTGTACTGGACCAGATTCCGGTCCCTCGTGGCTTGTCACGGGCAGCTATCGTAGATCTCTTGTTGGAGAGCGCAACCGATATGATTGATATTGAGTTGGTGATGATGGATCGGGAGTTCGCCCATGATGCGGTGAAAGATACCTGTGAGAAACACGATGTGTGGTATCTGAATCCGGGGGAAATGTACTCAAGTGAACGGGCGACGTGTACTCGTCTCCGCCGGCAGGGAAAACTCGTTCATATTGAGCGCGATGGGGATTCTTCCGAAGAAGCAAATGAGAATCGAACGACACTGAGCGACTTCACCGATAGAGAAAAGGAAAACCACGAGGTCACGGAAGAGGCCGACGGTCCAGCTCGGAAGCAAGTGTATGTGCCTGCGATGAACGCCGATCGGACGAAAGACGACACTAACGACAAGGGGGACAACACCGAGGTGGAGCCGGAGGAACCCTCGTCGGATCAAGACGACGAGCTCCGCCAAGAGTTGCTTCAGGAGTTTGCGGAAGCAACCGAGAGTGACGCGGAGGACGTCGGGCGAATGTTTGGTGACGTGATCGAGGAGATTCGTGAGGAAGAGGACGACCGAGATCTTCCGGGGAACGAGGAGGATACACGGTTGTACATGCTGTTCGAGACAAATCACCCAGACCTCCAAATCCCAGACGAAGAGGAAGGTGAGGAAATGTCTGAGGTGGAGAAGGCGCACATGGTGAGTCGTGTGATCCGGAAGTACAAGCATCGGTGGGGGATTGAGAACGGGTTCAAGCAGATCAAGAGCTTCCGCGTCCGGACGACGTCGATGGATCACGAGTACCGGTTTTTCAACTTCCTGTACGCATGTACGCTGTACAATGTCTGGCGGCTCGTCGATCTCCTGGTAAAGTTGGAGTTGCTGGCAGAGTCGGAATTCCGTCACAAGCCGCTGGTGACTGCGGATTTGTTCCTGACGATTGCGAAGGACTACGTCGGGCTCGATCCTCCTGACTGA
- a CDS encoding ArsR/SmtB family transcription factor, whose product MAKDTITDGTAEGSDPCCAPPGDVDSDAMATDLQVLTAMGNDTRYELLRRIANADDGVCVCDLEAAVGVSQSAVSQALSRLYTAQLVTRRKEGSWRYYEPTETTAALLETLDDLRGTHE is encoded by the coding sequence ATGGCAAAAGACACGATCACTGACGGAACCGCGGAAGGGAGTGATCCCTGCTGTGCACCGCCCGGTGATGTTGACTCGGATGCGATGGCGACGGATCTCCAGGTGCTGACCGCGATGGGGAACGACACCCGATACGAACTGCTTCGCCGAATCGCGAACGCCGACGACGGCGTCTGTGTCTGTGATCTTGAAGCCGCAGTCGGCGTCAGTCAGAGTGCCGTCAGCCAAGCACTCTCTCGCTTGTACACCGCACAATTGGTCACACGCCGCAAGGAGGGTTCTTGGCGGTACTACGAACCGACTGAAACGACCGCAGCTCTCCTCGAAACACTCGACGATCTGCGAGGTACCCATGAGTAA
- a CDS encoding arsenite methyltransferase — protein sequence MSNDTETATGNRDPEETREMVRERYGTIASDGQDCCGDVGIDVTDDGGCCDGDTDATGSERLGYDADDVASVADGADLGLGCGNPKAFAEMTTGETVLDLGSGAGFDCFLAAQEVGPDGDVIGVDMTPEMVSKARENVTKNDVDNVEFRLGEISHLPVADATVDVVISNCVVNLAPEKQRVFDDVYRVLKPGGRVAISDVVQTAPFPDDVKMDPDSLTGCVAGASTVDALEAILDRAGFETIEIAPKDESTEFISDWDANRDLGDYLVSATIEARKPLRDA from the coding sequence ATGAGTAACGATACTGAGACGGCGACCGGTAACCGCGACCCCGAGGAGACCCGTGAAATGGTGCGCGAACGCTACGGGACTATCGCTTCGGACGGCCAAGACTGCTGTGGCGATGTCGGCATCGATGTCACCGACGACGGTGGGTGCTGTGACGGCGACACGGACGCGACCGGGAGCGAACGCCTCGGCTACGACGCGGACGATGTTGCGTCGGTCGCCGACGGTGCAGACCTCGGCCTCGGGTGTGGGAACCCGAAGGCATTCGCCGAGATGACGACCGGAGAGACAGTGCTGGACCTTGGCTCCGGTGCCGGCTTCGACTGCTTCCTCGCTGCACAGGAGGTCGGACCAGACGGCGACGTCATCGGTGTCGACATGACACCAGAGATGGTCTCGAAAGCGAGGGAAAACGTCACGAAGAACGACGTCGACAACGTCGAGTTTCGCCTCGGCGAAATCAGTCACCTCCCCGTCGCAGACGCGACCGTCGACGTCGTCATCTCGAACTGCGTCGTCAATCTCGCCCCGGAAAAACAGCGCGTGTTTGATGACGTCTACCGGGTTCTCAAGCCCGGCGGCCGCGTCGCCATTTCAGACGTCGTCCAAACCGCGCCGTTCCCGGACGATGTCAAGATGGATCCGGACTCGCTGACTGGCTGCGTCGCCGGTGCCTCAACCGTCGACGCCCTCGAAGCGATCCTCGACAGGGCCGGCTTCGAAACAATCGAGATAGCGCCCAAGGACGAGAGCACCGAGTTCATCAGTGACTGGGACGCTAACCGGGACCTCGGTGACTACCTCGTGTCTGCAACCATCGAGGCCCGGAAACCACTTCGCGACGCCTGA
- a CDS encoding DUF2270 domain-containing protein produces the protein MGDSNDDTHDPTTPEQREIGREMVDESTGLGSVMAHAYRGELGRVDTWRQRLDQTTTWAVTVMAAILTWAFSSPDNPHYILLIGIVVVTVFLHIEARRYRDYDVFRARVRMLQENLLATALDPSRDVERTDWRVELSQDYREPTVKVSMQEALANRLQSVYLALLSVLLVAWVFRVTAFAAREDWIETAAIARIEGLVVVAVVVAFYVALLAIALWPRERQAKGEFRKGKEGDWKDSDAKDESRNR, from the coding sequence ATGGGAGATTCGAACGACGATACGCACGACCCGACAACGCCCGAACAAAGGGAGATCGGCCGTGAAATGGTCGACGAGAGCACAGGCCTCGGCTCGGTGATGGCCCACGCGTACCGGGGCGAACTCGGCCGGGTGGATACGTGGCGACAGCGCCTCGACCAGACGACGACGTGGGCGGTGACCGTGATGGCGGCGATCCTGACGTGGGCGTTCTCAAGTCCCGACAACCCTCACTATATCCTGTTGATCGGAATCGTGGTCGTCACGGTCTTCCTCCACATCGAGGCGCGGCGGTACCGGGATTATGATGTCTTTCGGGCGCGCGTTCGGATGCTTCAGGAGAATCTGCTCGCAACTGCTCTAGACCCGTCACGGGACGTCGAACGCACCGACTGGCGAGTAGAATTGAGTCAGGACTACCGTGAGCCCACGGTGAAAGTATCGATGCAGGAGGCCCTCGCGAATCGCCTGCAGAGCGTGTATCTCGCGCTGCTCAGCGTCCTCCTCGTCGCGTGGGTCTTCAGAGTGACCGCATTCGCAGCGCGTGAAGACTGGATCGAAACCGCCGCGATCGCTCGAATCGAGGGACTGGTTGTGGTCGCGGTCGTCGTCGCGTTCTACGTCGCGCTGCTCGCAATCGCGCTGTGGCCGCGAGAACGCCAGGCGAAGGGCGAATTCCGCAAAGGAAAGGAAGGCGACTGGAAGGATTCGGACGCAAAAGACGAATCGCGGAATCGATGA
- a CDS encoding Na+/H+ antiporter NhaC family protein: MPAETYGVWSLVPLLLAIGLALITRKAALALFIGVWSGGVIHRYHDSIELIESSLGGFDIPGSGLLSQLLGVFLAGIWGLTDSLQWITESAGDSVFNMQIIIFCLLLGSAIAMIWKLGGTHAAANWATNYISTKRKAGLVAWGLGLMMFFDDYANSAIVGTTMKDISDNLRMSREKLCYIVDSTAAPVSTIALSSWVAFQMSMIDAGYQATDIAESDVPSSFIIFVQSIPFNMYSILAICMVGIIVVTGWDYGAMLTAEHRAATTGKVNRDDAEPLQDIEGEFGDPIAKDPPLRVFVVPVAVLVSVMIVGALRTGYSEGAGLYDMILEADYAAALVVAAFAMVATTFYYAHKYDLQSVGESVDTTINGFNMMMTALTVLVLAWSIGEVVAVLGTGEFVAAYANEFLTPEIVPIVVLVLATFMGFTMGDSWAVMSILTPIAVPVAWSLTGDHVMVSVIVGAVFSGAIFGDHTSPISPTTVLSATFTGADLIDHVRTQVYYAIPVVVVSAILLLVWGYGSPIWGRSVSAAIVLLPIGVAVLTLLTYGLSQYDTKRKNVDLSEVRLTHSTRAVRSDGDGRPEGEHSE, translated from the coding sequence ATGCCAGCAGAGACCTATGGTGTATGGTCATTAGTACCACTGCTCTTAGCGATCGGACTCGCTCTCATTACTAGGAAAGCAGCATTGGCGCTGTTTATCGGAGTCTGGTCAGGAGGCGTCATCCACAGATATCATGATAGTATCGAACTAATTGAGTCCTCTTTAGGTGGATTCGATATTCCAGGTTCTGGTCTACTCAGTCAATTGCTCGGTGTGTTTTTAGCGGGAATTTGGGGATTGACTGATTCCCTGCAGTGGATTACAGAATCAGCCGGAGATAGTGTATTTAACATGCAAATCATCATTTTCTGTCTCCTGTTGGGTTCTGCAATCGCAATGATCTGGAAACTCGGTGGGACCCATGCAGCGGCAAATTGGGCCACTAATTACATCAGCACAAAACGTAAAGCAGGGCTCGTCGCATGGGGTCTTGGGCTGATGATGTTCTTTGATGATTATGCGAACTCAGCGATCGTTGGAACGACAATGAAAGACATCTCCGATAACCTTCGGATGTCTCGTGAAAAACTATGCTACATCGTCGACTCCACGGCGGCTCCAGTGTCGACGATTGCCCTTTCCTCGTGGGTTGCATTCCAGATGTCCATGATCGATGCTGGATATCAGGCGACGGATATCGCAGAAAGCGACGTCCCATCTTCGTTTATTATTTTTGTCCAATCGATCCCATTTAATATGTACTCTATCTTGGCGATCTGCATGGTTGGTATCATCGTTGTTACTGGGTGGGACTATGGTGCGATGCTCACCGCCGAACACCGTGCGGCGACGACTGGAAAAGTCAATCGAGACGATGCAGAACCGCTGCAAGATATCGAAGGCGAATTTGGGGATCCAATTGCCAAAGATCCTCCCCTCAGAGTGTTTGTAGTTCCGGTTGCTGTCCTCGTTTCCGTTATGATCGTTGGAGCGCTTCGGACCGGATACTCTGAAGGTGCGGGTCTGTATGACATGATCCTCGAGGCGGATTACGCAGCTGCTCTCGTGGTCGCTGCATTTGCGATGGTCGCCACTACATTTTATTACGCCCACAAATATGATCTCCAGTCAGTTGGTGAGAGCGTCGATACGACGATCAATGGGTTCAATATGATGATGACTGCTTTGACTGTCCTCGTACTCGCTTGGTCGATTGGAGAAGTCGTTGCTGTCCTTGGCACTGGCGAGTTTGTCGCAGCGTACGCCAACGAGTTCCTCACGCCAGAAATAGTTCCAATTGTCGTGCTGGTCCTTGCGACATTTATGGGTTTCACAATGGGAGACTCGTGGGCTGTGATGTCCATCTTGACACCTATTGCTGTCCCTGTCGCATGGAGTCTTACCGGAGATCACGTAATGGTCTCTGTCATCGTGGGTGCTGTCTTTTCGGGAGCAATCTTTGGTGATCATACATCGCCAATTTCTCCAACGACGGTCCTCTCTGCAACGTTCACCGGTGCGGATCTCATTGATCACGTCCGGACACAGGTCTATTATGCGATTCCCGTAGTCGTTGTGTCTGCTATTCTTCTTCTTGTCTGGGGATACGGCAGCCCGATTTGGGGTCGATCAGTCTCAGCGGCAATCGTCCTACTTCCGATCGGCGTGGCAGTGTTGACTCTACTGACCTACGGGTTATCACAGTATGACACTAAACGAAAGAACGTGGATCTTTCAGAAGTTCGTCTCACGCACTCAACTCGGGCCGTTCGTTCTGATGGTGACGGGAGACCAGAGGGAGAGCACTCCGAATAG
- a CDS encoding ornithine cyclodeaminase family protein: protein MQTLLLSKEDVRENAEMADVIPAVREAFESYERGMAQMPAKSYIDLKQYNGDFRAMPAYLDTGDWDAAGLKWVNVHPDNSEKYGLPTVMGTMIYSDPETAVPISLMDGTELTMKRTGAAAAVATDELAIRDATTLGIVGAGIQSYTQVEAISEIRPIEEIVVSDLEETRTKQFIDHFADRFSVSAGDVSDAASCDVLSTVTPVRDPIVTLDDLGDHTHVNAMGADAEGKQELTNEVLLNAKITIDDHAQTTHSGEINVPYSDGTITDNDIYADLGEIIVGTKDGRTSDDGITVFDSTGLAIQDVATAHIAYHAAKENGNGTEFDLLGFANSQPAR from the coding sequence AGAGGATGTTCGCGAAAACGCGGAAATGGCCGACGTCATCCCTGCTGTACGGGAGGCGTTCGAATCCTACGAACGGGGAATGGCACAGATGCCGGCGAAGTCATATATCGATTTGAAGCAGTACAATGGAGATTTCCGCGCCATGCCTGCATACCTAGACACTGGTGACTGGGATGCAGCAGGTCTCAAGTGGGTCAATGTCCACCCCGACAACAGCGAAAAGTACGGACTTCCAACTGTTATGGGGACAATGATCTACTCTGATCCTGAGACGGCGGTACCCATTAGTCTCATGGATGGGACCGAATTGACAATGAAGCGAACTGGCGCGGCCGCAGCGGTTGCGACGGATGAACTCGCTATTCGCGACGCGACAACGCTCGGTATCGTCGGTGCGGGAATTCAATCATATACACAAGTTGAGGCAATAAGTGAGATTCGACCGATCGAGGAAATCGTCGTTAGCGACCTTGAAGAAACCCGAACCAAGCAGTTTATCGACCACTTCGCCGATCGATTTAGTGTCAGTGCAGGAGATGTCTCCGACGCTGCGTCTTGCGATGTACTTTCAACGGTTACGCCGGTTAGGGATCCAATCGTTACCCTAGACGATCTCGGTGACCACACACATGTCAATGCGATGGGAGCCGACGCGGAAGGAAAACAAGAGCTTACGAATGAGGTACTTCTCAACGCAAAAATAACGATCGACGATCACGCGCAGACGACACATTCCGGTGAAATCAATGTACCATATTCGGACGGCACGATCACGGACAATGATATCTACGCCGATCTCGGTGAGATTATCGTCGGAACGAAAGACGGACGAACGAGTGACGATGGAATCACCGTCTTCGATAGCACTGGCCTTGCGATCCAAGATGTTGCGACGGCACACATTGCGTACCATGCGGCGAAAGAAAATGGAAATGGGACGGAGTTCGATCTCCTCGGATTCGCCAATTCACAGCCTGCACGGTAA